In Bradyrhizobium sp. 1(2017), one DNA window encodes the following:
- a CDS encoding leucyl aminopeptidase encodes MPDAIKVGFVPLSAAPRGILVVFCDDGLKLGPATAKALGGAADLVKRAAAAAAFKGKSGGVLDILAPEGVKATRLLVIGAGKEASLKANDFLKFGGVAAGKLPGGTAAMTIMAELPGGAMTSEQAVALASGLRLRAYKFDRYKTKKKDGEEGGSRADISLAVGDPTAAKKTFAAAGHVVDGVIIARDLVNEPPNVLFPEEFARRAGQLRKLGVKVEVLDVKAMQKLGMGALLGVGQGSARPSRTVIMRWDGGKKGEAPVAFVGKGVCFDTGGISIKPAGSMEDMKGDMGGAACVVGLMHALAARKAKANVVGAIGLVENMPDGNAQRPGDIVTSMSGQTIEIINTDAEGRLVLADVLWYVAKKTKPKFMVDLATLTGAIVVALGTEHAGMFSNNDELADRLLSAGIESGEKVWRMPLGPEYDKLIDSQFADMKNTGGRHGGSVTAAQFLQRFVDGTPWAHLDIAGTAMGAPKTDINQSWGSGYGVRLLDRLVADHYERK; translated from the coding sequence ATGCCCGATGCCATCAAGGTCGGCTTTGTCCCATTGTCTGCCGCCCCCCGTGGCATCCTGGTCGTGTTCTGCGACGACGGCTTGAAGCTCGGTCCGGCGACGGCCAAGGCGCTGGGGGGCGCCGCCGACCTCGTGAAACGGGCGGCCGCCGCCGCGGCCTTTAAGGGCAAGAGCGGGGGCGTGCTGGACATCCTGGCCCCGGAGGGGGTGAAGGCCACGCGTCTTCTCGTGATCGGCGCAGGCAAGGAAGCCAGCCTGAAGGCGAACGATTTCCTCAAATTCGGCGGCGTAGCGGCGGGCAAGCTTCCCGGTGGGACCGCCGCAATGACCATCATGGCCGAATTGCCCGGTGGCGCCATGACCAGCGAGCAGGCAGTCGCGCTCGCCTCGGGCCTTCGCTTACGTGCCTACAAGTTCGACCGCTACAAGACAAAGAAGAAGGACGGCGAGGAGGGTGGCTCGCGCGCCGACATCTCGCTTGCGGTCGGCGATCCCACCGCCGCGAAGAAGACGTTCGCCGCAGCCGGCCACGTCGTCGACGGCGTGATCATTGCGCGCGACCTCGTCAACGAGCCGCCGAACGTCCTTTTCCCCGAGGAATTCGCCCGCCGTGCCGGCCAGCTCCGCAAGCTCGGCGTCAAGGTCGAGGTGCTCGACGTCAAGGCGATGCAGAAGCTCGGCATGGGCGCGCTGCTCGGCGTCGGCCAGGGCTCGGCGCGGCCAAGCCGCACCGTCATCATGCGCTGGGACGGCGGCAAGAAGGGCGAGGCGCCGGTTGCCTTCGTCGGCAAGGGCGTCTGCTTCGACACCGGCGGCATTTCGATCAAGCCGGCCGGCAGCATGGAGGACATGAAGGGCGACATGGGGGGAGCTGCCTGCGTCGTCGGCCTGATGCATGCGCTCGCCGCGCGCAAGGCCAAGGCCAATGTGGTCGGCGCCATCGGCCTCGTCGAGAACATGCCCGACGGCAATGCGCAGCGGCCGGGCGACATCGTCACCTCGATGTCGGGCCAGACCATCGAGATCATCAACACCGACGCGGAGGGCCGCCTCGTGCTGGCCGACGTGCTCTGGTACGTCGCCAAGAAGACCAAGCCGAAATTCATGGTGGATCTGGCGACGCTGACCGGCGCCATCGTGGTCGCGCTCGGCACCGAGCATGCCGGCATGTTCTCCAACAATGACGAGCTCGCCGACCGGCTGCTCTCGGCCGGCATCGAGAGCGGGGAGAAGGTCTGGCGCATGCCGCTCGGCCCCGAATACGACAAGCTGATCGATTCCCAGTTCGCCGACATGAAGAACACGGGCGGCCGTCACGGCGGCTCGGTCACCGCGGCACAGTTCCTCCAGCGCTTCGTCGACGGCACGCCCTGGGCGCATCTCGACATCGCCGGCACCGCAATGGGGGCGCCAAAGACCGACATCAACCAGAGCTGGGGAAGCGGCTATGGCGTCCGTCTTCTGGATCGTCTGGTCGCTGACCATTACGAGCGCAAATGA
- a CDS encoding DNA polymerase III subunit chi gives MTEVLFYHLQSMTVENVLPPLLEKSLERGWRVVVQSTSEERADALDAHLWTYRDDSFLPHATWRVNDAADQPIVLAIEEGNPNGANVRFLVDNAALPQDAQGYERMVLLFNGDDPDALALARTAWTDCKARGFDVTYWQADERGRWQKRN, from the coding sequence ATGACTGAAGTCCTGTTCTATCATCTGCAAAGCATGACGGTGGAGAACGTGTTGCCGCCGCTTCTCGAGAAATCGCTCGAGCGCGGCTGGCGCGTCGTGGTGCAGTCGACGTCGGAAGAGCGCGCCGATGCGCTCGACGCGCATTTGTGGACCTATCGCGACGATTCTTTCCTGCCGCACGCGACATGGCGCGTGAACGATGCCGCCGACCAGCCGATCGTGCTGGCGATCGAGGAGGGCAATCCGAACGGCGCCAATGTCCGCTTCCTGGTCGACAACGCCGCGCTGCCGCAGGACGCGCAGGGCTATGAGCGCATGGTGCTGCTGTTCAACGGCGACGATCCGGACGCGCTTGCGCTGGCTCGCACCGCGTGGACGGATTGCAAGGCGCGCGGATTTGATGTCACCTATTGGCAGGCCGACGAACGGGGCCGGTGGCAGAAGCGGAATTAG
- a CDS encoding antibiotic biosynthesis monooxygenase family protein translates to MAHLRPLDPNFPIERQLGIEAGPVVLVNVFTLDKADEQSFLQVWQDDAAFMKRQPGFISTQLHRAIGDGPTYLNYAVWESTAHFRTAFTHPEFRSKISAYPTSAIASPHLFEKVAMPGICVA, encoded by the coding sequence ATGGCGCACCTTCGTCCACTGGACCCCAACTTTCCCATCGAACGTCAGCTCGGCATCGAGGCCGGCCCTGTGGTGCTGGTGAATGTGTTCACGCTCGACAAGGCGGACGAACAAAGCTTCCTCCAGGTCTGGCAAGACGATGCCGCCTTCATGAAGCGGCAGCCGGGCTTCATCTCCACCCAGCTTCACCGCGCGATTGGCGATGGCCCGACATATCTGAACTACGCCGTATGGGAATCGACGGCCCACTTCCGGACTGCGTTTACGCATCCTGAGTTCAGGTCGAAGATCTCAGCCTATCCCACGTCCGCCATCGCCTCTCCGCACCTGTTCGAGAAGGTCGCCATGCCCGGCATCTGCGTCGCGTAG